A portion of the Rhizoctonia solani chromosome 6, complete sequence genome contains these proteins:
- a CDS encoding tyrosinase: MLIFWSALASFIPATFGAPVSGNTKDASPCTNPVIRKEWRTLSQDQRDQFHKAVKCLQDKPSALNVEESRNLYDDFTYVHYTINETIHHVSSFFPWHRYFIVLREQAMADCGYSDPMPYWDWTRDSTPETFRNSEIFDNEKGFGDDGTGKTNWTDGLCVEDGPYAGLHVNVPEPHCLTRQFNISEQLMTNWTKSLVDEIMEYPDYLSFWNNTERHPHDNIHRIVGGDLKRQYSSNDPLFFLHHAQVDRLWTLWQGRNETRLHDYAGNTVQNMTANTASLGDEMFTLGFAPERDVQSLMDTMASGLCYTYDDAGDWES, encoded by the exons ATGTTAATCTTTTGGAGTGCGCTCGCCTCTTTTATTCCTGCCACATTCGGAGCTCCCGTCTCGGGAAACACCAAGGACGCTAGTCCATGCACGAATCCTGTGATTCGTAAAGAGTGGCGCACTTTGAGCCAGGACCAAAGGGATCAGTTCCATAAGGCTGTCAAATGTCTCCAGGATAAGCCTTCTGCATTGAACGTTGAAGAGAGCCGGAATCTTTATGACGACTTTACTTATGTTCATTACACAATCAACGAAACCA TTCACCATGTCTCCTCTTTCTTTCCTTG GCATCGGTATTTCATTGTATTGCGCGAGCAAGCAATGGCAGACTGCGGTTATTCGGACCCAATGCCGTACTGGGACTGGACACGCGACTCTACTCCAGAGACATTCCGAAATTCGGAGATCTTTGACAACGAGAAAGGATTCGGAGACGATGGCACAGGCAAGACAAATTGGACGGATGGCTTGTGTGTGGAAGACGGACCATATGCCGGCCTTCAT GTCAACGTTCCTGAGCCCCACTGCTTGACACGACAATTCAATATTAGCGAGCAGCTGATGACCAATTGGACAAAGTCATTGGTGGATGAAATAATGGAATACCCCGACTATCTTAGCTTTTGGAACAATACTGAAC GCCACCCACACGATAACATTCATCGTATAGTCGGCGGAGATTTGAAACGCCAATATTCCTCCAATGATCCTCTG TTCTTCCTGCATCACGCTCAAGTTGACCGTCTATGGACCTTATGGCAAGGACGAAACGAAACCCGTCTTCACGATTATGCCGGAAACACTGTACAAAATATGACCGCAAATACGGCTAGCCTAGGCGATGAAATGTTCACTTTAGGGTTCGCTCCGGAGCGCGATGTACAAAGCCTGATGGATACAATGGCTAGTGGCTTATGCTATACA TATGACGATGCTGGTGATTGGGAAAGCTGA
- a CDS encoding glycoside hydrolase family 3 protein, whose product MRGALLAASLTLYFNSSLAHQHERRQSTNGAWSGPLANGGSAWESAFAKAKDIVSQMTLEEKVNVVTGIGESSLCAGNTGAVPRLDIPALCMQDGPAGVRPANFASQFPAQVTVAATWDRDLIYDRAVALAAEFKGKGIHVMLGPVTGGPLGRSPLGGRNWEGFSADPYLSSVGSYLSVKGTQDQGVVATSKHYSVYEQETNRNLNNPPTGINNPIPISSDVDDATFHETYLLSFAEAVRAGSGSIMCSYNRVNGSHSCEDNYTLNKILKGELNFQGYVMSDWFAQWNNVDSALGGMDMSMPGTGFWGSALVSLVKNGTVPTARLNDMVHRILTPYYALGQDEGYPSVQYNTSGINANQYLSLNPGNTNINVQADHYKVIRKIGEDSATLLKNVRTNGGGLPLKAPKFLSVFGQDASANPDGLLSCGVFNQCPTGHFNGTYSIGGGSGSAYAPYIVTPLEGIQARAKANSTQVNWMLNDLDLEKASLNAAIADTSIVFTYAYQLEALDRDNLTLWSNGDELINTVAAQCNNTIVVIHSGEAVLMESWINNPNVTAVVFAYYPGQETGNAIASVLYGEVNPSGKLPFTIGKSLSDYPPNGIATGTSNDPHVVFEERNLIDYRWFDAKNLTPRFEFGFGLSYTTFEYSGIKVNSTPEKPTDGVQLTNEPFDGNATLYDVAYTVTATVKNTGSQAGCEVAQLYLSYPTGQTNQPVRSLRGFDKLCIDGGEEKTATFKLRQKDHAVWDVGEPGVVVGRAGSEDVVKSLAGGPARAAGVVARSESLSVFAQEGVAHDDLV is encoded by the exons ATGCGCGGGGCCTTATTAGCGGCATCTCTGACTCTTTATTTCAACTCCTCTTTGGCACACCAACACGAACGAAGGCAATCAACAAACGGAGCATGGTCGGGTC CTCTTGCTAACGGCGGTAGCGCTTGGGAAAGCGCATTTGCAAAAGCAAAAGATATAGTTTCTCAGATGacattggaagaaaagg TTAACGTTGTGACGGGTATTGGGGAATCGAGTCTGTGCGCCGGAAACACTGGCGCTGTTCCGCGTCTTGATATCCCGGCGCTTTGCATGCAGGACGGGCCTGCCGGTGTG CGCCCCGCAAATTTTGCATCTCAATTTCCCGCCCAGGTCACTGTTGCTGCCACATGGGACCGTGATCTAATCTATGATCGGGCAGTAGCTCTTGCTGCCGAATTTAAAGGAAAAGGGATCCATGTTATGTTGGGTCCTGTAACTGGTGGCCCACTTGGCCGATCTCCTTTAGGAGGTCGTAATTGGGAAGGATTCAGTGCAGATCCATATTTATCCAGTGTTGGCTCCTATCTCTCCGTCAAGGGTACTCAAGATCAGGGAGTTGTTGCGACAAGTAAACATTATTCAGTATACGAGCAAGAAACCAACCGTAACTTGAATAACCCACCCACGGGAATCAACAACCCTATTCCCATCTCTTCGGATGTTGACGAT GCTACATTCCACGAGACTTACTTACTTTCGTTTGCTGAAGCGGTTCGTGCTGGCTCTGGATCCATCATGTGCTCGTACAACCGCGTCAACGGGTCTCATTCCTGTGAAGACAATTATACCCTTAACAAGATTCTGAAGGGAGAACTCAACTTTCAAGGCTACGTGATGTCTGACTGGTTTGCTCAGTGGAACAATGTCGATTCTGCTCTCGGTGGTATGGATATGTCTATGCCTGGTACTGGTTTTTGGGGTTCTGCCCTTGTTTCGTTGGTTAAAAACGGGACTGTGCCCACTGCCCGACTCAATGATATGGTACACCGTATTCTGACCCCATATTATGCACTTGGTCAAGACGAGGGCTATCCTTCCGTTCAGTACAACACTAGTGGGATTAACGCGAACCAATATTTGTCCCTTAACCCCGGAAACACCAATATCAATGTTCAGGCCGACCATTACAAGGTCATTCGGAAGATTGGCGAAGATAGCGCGACCCTTCTGAAGAATGTACGGACTAATGGAGGTGGCCTCCCACTCAAGGCACCTAAATTCCTATCAGTGTTTGGACAGGATGCCAGTGCCAACCCGGATGGCCTCTTGTCCTGTGGTGTCTTCAACCAGTGTCCGACAGGTCACTTCAAT GGTACATATAGCATTGGTGGTGGATCGGGGAGCGCATACGCACCATATATTGTGACTCCACTCGAAGGTATCCAGGCGCGAGCAAAAGCAAACTCCACACAGGTCAATTGGATGCTCAACGATCTGGATTTGGAAAAAGCCTCCTTGAATGCGGCCATTGCCGATACATCGATTGTTTTTACCTATGCCTACCAGCTTGAAGCTCTCGACCGCGACAATCTCACCTTATGGAGCAACGGGGACGAATTGATCAATACTGTTGCGGCCCAGTGCAACAATACAATTGTGGTTATTCACTC CGGAGAAGCAGTCTT GATGGAGAGCTGGATTAATAACCCAAATGTCACGGCGGTAGTCTTTGCGTATTACCCTGGGCAGGAAACTGGAAATGCGATTGCGAGTGTACTCTATGGTGAGGTCAATCCATCCGGAAAG CTTCCATTCACCATCGGGAAGTCGTTATCTGATTATCCTCCCAATGGTATTGCCACTGGCACTAGTAACGATCCCCATGTTGTGTTTGAGGAGCGTAACTTGATTGACTATCGTTG GTTTGATGCGAAAAATTTAACCCCTCGCTTTGAGTTCGGGTTTGGATTGAG CTACACTACATTTGAATATAGTGGTATTAAGGTGAATTCAACACCTGAAAAACCAACGGACG GCGTTCAGCTTACAAACGAGCCTTTCGATGGCAATGCTACCCTGTATGACGTAGCATACACTGTGACTGCGACCGTGAAAAATACGGGTTCGCAAGCTGGGTGCGAGGTCGCCCAACTG TATCTCTCATACCCGACTGGCCAAACTAACCAGCCGGTGCGCTCCCTACGTGGTTTCGATAAATTGTGCATAGACGGGGGGGAAGAGAAGACCGCCACGTTTAAGTTGCGGCAAAAAGACCATGCAGTATGGGATGTG GGAGAGCCTGGCGTGGTCGTAGGAAGGGCAGGCTCGGAGGACGTGGTCAAGAGTTTGGCGGGGGGCCCCGCAAGGGCAGCTGGGGTCGTCGCCAGGTCGGAATCGCTCTCGGTATTCGCCCAGGAAGGCGTGGCCCATGATGACCTGGTTTAA
- a CDS encoding glycoside hydrolase family 3 protein: MRGSFVAASLALYFNWSTASRLERRQSDNETWSGPLADGGSAWKSAFAKAREVTSQMTIEEKGKKLSRNFDRIPYSICAGNTGSVPRLNIPALCLQDGPAGVRPADFASQFPAQVTVAATWDLTGGPLGRSPLGGRNWEGFSADPYLSSVGSYLSVKGFQDKGVVATSKHYSVYEQETKRNPNSPSNTAHALPISSDVDDATFHETYLPSFVEAVRAGTGAIMCCYNRVNGTYGCEDDVTLNQVLKGELDYQGYVMSDWYAHWTNEGAALGGMDMTMPGTGFWGADLVALVKNGTVPTGRLDDMVHRILTPYYALGQDKGFPAVQYNTSGIGSNSYLSTNPGNTNVNVQADHYKIIRKIGEDSATLLKNVRANGGGLPLKRSKFVAVFGQDAGANPDGLLSCGNINHCPTEHPNNGTVSVGGGSGAAYAPYIITPLEGIQSRARANSTQVNWMLDDLNLEAAKANAVIADTSIVFTYSYQTEFVDRDNLTLWSNGDTLVNTVAAECNNTIVVIHSGQQVLMESWIDNPNVTAVVFAYYPGQETGNAIASILYGEVNPSGKLPFTLGKSLSDYPPNGIYSEDVSDPHIVFEEGNLIDYRWFDAKNVTPRFEFGFGLSYTTFSYSNIKLQSTPGKPADGVQLTKEPFDGKATLYDIAYTITASIKNTGSVYGCEVAQLYLSYPASQTNQPLRSLRGFDKLCLKKGETKTATFKLRQKDHAVWDVVRQTWTIPKGEFVVHVGSSSRALPLKKSFTV; the protein is encoded by the exons ATGCGTGGATCCTTTGTTGCGGCCTCTCTGGCACTCTATTTCAACTGGTCTACTGCTTCAAGGCTGGAGCGTAGACAGAGCGATAATGAGACATGGTCGGGTC CCCTAGCAGACGGCGGCAGTGCTTGGAAATCCGCGTTTGCCAAAGCGAGGGAGGTAACATCCCAAATGACTATCGAAGAGAAAGGCAAGAAGCTTTCTCGAAATTTTGATCGAATACCATA TAGTATTTGTGCAGGGAACACAGGCTCAGTACCTCGCCTAAACATTCCGGCCCTTTGCCTCCAAGATGGCCCAGCGGGCGTG CGGCCTGCAGACTTTGCTTCTCAGTTCCCTGCCCAAGTCACTGTTGCGGCAACTTGGGATC TCACAGGTGGTCCTCTAGGTCGATCACCACTAGGCGGGCGAAACTGGGAAGGATTTAGCGCCGACCCATATCTCTCAAGTGTTGGGTCTTACCTCAGCGTCAAGGGATTCCAAGACAAGGGCGTTGTAGCGACGAGCAAACATTACTCTGTGTACGAGCAAGAAACCAAACGGAACCCGAATAGCCCATCTAACACTGCTCATGCACTACCTATCTCGTCGGATGTAGATGAT GCCACATTCCATGAGACCTATCTACCGTCATTTGTCGAGGCCGTTCGTGCTGGGACCGGTGCTATCATGTGTTGTTATAACCGCGTCAATGGCACTTATGGCTGCGAGGATGACGTGACTCTTAACCAGGTCCTCAAGGGAGAGCTCGACTATCAGGGCTATGTCATGTCTGACTGGTATGCTCACTGGACAAACGAAGGCGCTGCGCTGGGTGGTATGGACATGACCATGCCAGGCACCGGCTTCTGGGGGGCCGACCTTGTGGCACTGGTGAAGAACGGGACTGTGCCAACTGGGCGACTGGATGACATGGTGCATCGTATCCTGACACCGTACTATGCGCTCGGACAAGACAAAGGCTTCCCTGCAGTCCAGTACAACACCAGTGGTATCGGAAGCAACTCTTACTTATCAACTAACCCCGGCAATACAAACGTAAACGTCCAAGCAGATCACTATAAGATCATTCgcaagattggagaagacAGCGCGACACTGTTGAAGAACGTCCGCGCGAACGGAGGTGGGCTGCCCCTGAAGAGATCGAAATTCGTAGCGGTATTTGGTCAGGATGCAGGTGCAAACCCCGATGGTCTACTTTCTTGCGGAAACATCAACCACTGCCCTACCGAGCACCCAAATAAT GGGACGGTTAGTGTTGGTGGTGGATCTGGGGCCGCATATGCTCCATACATTATTACGCCTCTTGAGGGTATTCAATCAAGAGCGAGAGCCAACTCTACTCAGGTAAACTGGATGCTCGATGACCTGAACTTGGAGGCTGCAAAGGCGAATGCTGTCATCGCAGACACATCCATCGTATTCACTTATTCGTACCAAACCGAATTTGTCGATAGAGACAATCTTACACTATGGAGCAATGGCGACACTCTAGTGAATACCGTCGCAGCAGAGTGTAATAACACGATAGTTGTGATCCATTC CGGTCAGCAAGTTCT GATGGAAAGCTGGATTGACAACCCAAATGTAACGGCCGTTGTGTTTGCATACTACCCCGGTCAGGAGACAGGCAATGCCATCGCCAGCATCCTTTACGGGGAGGTCAACCCATCAGGCAAG CTTCCATTCACACTTGGAAAATCACTCTCAGATTATCCGCCGAACGGTATCTACTCAGAGGACGTCTCAGATCCCCATATCGTGTTTGAGGAGGGAAACCTAATCGATTACCGCTG GTTTGATGCGAAGAATGTGACCCCACGCTTCGAGTTTGGATTTGGACTAAG CTACACTACTTTCAGCTACAGTAATATCAAGTTACAATCTACTCCTGGGAAACCGGCTGATG GTGTCCAACTGACCAAGGAACCTTTTGACGGAAAAGCGACGTTATATGATATCGCATACACCATCACCGCTTCGATTAAGAACACTGGATCGGTCTACGGATGCGAGGTTGCTCAGTTG TATCTCTCCTACCCAGCATCTCAAACTAATCAGCCACTGCGTTCGCTGCGTGGGTTCGACAAACTCTGTTTGAAAAAGGGTGAAACCAAGACTGCGACATTCAAATTACGACAAAAAGATCATGCGGTGTGGGATGTAGTGCGCCAGACATGGACGATCCCGAAAGGGGAGTTTGTTGTACATGTAGGATCAAGCAGTCGTGCTTTACCACTCAAGAAGAGCTTTACAGTGTGA